A stretch of the Bartonella henselae str. Houston-1 genome encodes the following:
- the acnA gene encoding aconitate hydratase AcnA, with the protein MTQIDSFNCRRTLDVSGKEYTYYSLIEAEKNGLKGISHLPFSMKVILENLLRFEDGRTVNKEDILNVAKWLKDKGSAGAEIAYRPARVLMQDFTGVPAVVDLSAMRDAMVKLGGNAEKINPLIPVDLIIDHSIIVDAFGNPMAFKENVEHEYERNSERYRFLKWGQQAFQNFRVVPPGTGICHQVNLEYLAQCVWMKGDEKYQTVYPDTCVGTDSHTTMVNGLGVLGWGVGGIEAEAAMLGQPVSMLLPEVIGFHLTGKLKEGVTATDLVLMVTQILRKKGVVGKFVEFFGPGLEHMTLADRATIANMAPEYGATCGFFPIDRETVRYLNMTGRNENRIALVEAYAKAQGMWHDEMGTDPVFSDTIELDMGSVVPSMAGPKRPEGRIALETVGQGFEKALVEDYKKAFGQDDRYRVEGEKYTLRHGDVVIAAITSCTNTSNPSVLIAAGLLARNAVAKGLKSKPWVKTSLAPGSQVVAAYLHNSGLQKDLDVLGFNLVGFGCTTCIGNSGPLYPSISKAINDNGLIAAAVLSGNRNFEGRVSPDVQANYLASPPLVVAHALAGTVRKDLTKEPLGEGSDGQPVYLRDIWPTSKEIQEFIEKNVTRKIFTEKYADVFKGDENWQKVRVPTEATYSWDEQSTYVRNPPYFDNMRKVPDALSDIKNARILGLFGDKITTDHISPAGSIKVDSPAGKYLTNHGVKVADFNQYGTRRGNHEVMMRGTFANIRIRNFMLGENGREGGYTVHYPSGTEQAIYDAAMAYKREGIPLVVFAGIEYGNGSSRDWAAKGTNLLGVKAVIAQSFERIHRSNLVGMGIVPFVFEEGESWQSLGLKGDEKVTIEGIHNLKPRQKIVATITFSDGTVKTVPLLCRVDTEDELDYLHHGGILQYVLRNLAV; encoded by the coding sequence ATGACTCAAATTGATAGCTTTAATTGTCGCAGAACTTTAGATGTGAGTGGTAAAGAATATACTTATTATAGTTTGATTGAAGCAGAGAAAAATGGACTTAAAGGCATTTCTCATTTGCCGTTTTCGATGAAAGTTATTCTTGAAAATTTATTACGGTTTGAAGATGGCCGCACAGTTAATAAAGAGGATATTTTAAACGTTGCAAAATGGCTAAAAGACAAGGGTAGTGCTGGTGCAGAAATTGCTTATCGTCCTGCGCGTGTTCTTATGCAAGATTTTACTGGTGTTCCTGCAGTTGTTGACTTGTCTGCGATGCGCGACGCTATGGTCAAACTTGGAGGAAATGCTGAAAAAATCAATCCTCTCATTCCTGTTGATCTTATCATTGATCACTCAATTATCGTTGATGCTTTTGGTAATCCTATGGCATTTAAAGAAAATGTTGAGCATGAGTATGAACGTAATAGTGAACGCTATCGTTTCCTTAAGTGGGGGCAGCAAGCTTTTCAAAATTTTCGCGTTGTTCCTCCAGGAACAGGGATTTGTCATCAAGTTAACCTAGAATATTTAGCACAGTGCGTGTGGATGAAGGGTGATGAAAAATATCAGACGGTTTATCCTGATACCTGTGTAGGAACTGATTCTCATACAACTATGGTGAATGGTTTGGGTGTTTTGGGTTGGGGGGTCGGTGGTATTGAAGCAGAAGCGGCAATGTTAGGTCAGCCCGTTTCTATGTTGTTGCCTGAAGTGATTGGTTTCCATTTAACCGGTAAACTTAAAGAAGGTGTAACGGCTACTGATCTAGTTTTGATGGTGACACAAATTTTACGTAAAAAGGGTGTTGTCGGTAAATTTGTTGAGTTTTTTGGTCCTGGTCTGGAGCACATGACGCTTGCTGATCGGGCGACAATTGCAAATATGGCACCTGAATATGGGGCAACATGTGGTTTTTTCCCAATTGATAGGGAAACAGTGCGTTATCTTAATATGACAGGACGCAATGAAAATCGGATCGCGTTAGTGGAAGCTTATGCCAAAGCACAAGGGATGTGGCATGACGAAATGGGAACCGATCCGGTTTTTAGTGATACAATTGAATTAGATATGGGAAGCGTTGTGCCTTCTATGGCTGGTCCTAAACGTCCTGAGGGACGTATTGCGTTGGAAACTGTTGGGCAGGGTTTTGAAAAAGCATTGGTTGAGGATTATAAGAAGGCTTTTGGTCAAGATGACCGTTATCGTGTTGAGGGAGAGAAATACACGCTTCGACATGGCGATGTGGTCATTGCTGCAATTACTTCCTGTACAAATACATCAAATCCGAGTGTTCTTATTGCAGCAGGTCTTTTGGCGCGTAATGCTGTGGCGAAAGGTCTCAAGAGTAAACCATGGGTTAAGACTTCTCTTGCGCCTGGTTCGCAAGTTGTGGCAGCCTATCTTCACAATTCAGGTCTGCAAAAAGATTTGGATGTACTAGGATTTAACTTAGTAGGGTTTGGTTGCACGACATGTATTGGGAATTCTGGTCCTTTATACCCATCTATTTCTAAAGCGATTAATGATAATGGTCTCATCGCAGCTGCGGTTCTTTCAGGAAATCGTAATTTTGAAGGCCGTGTTTCACCTGATGTGCAGGCGAATTATTTAGCTTCACCACCTTTGGTTGTTGCACATGCTCTGGCTGGAACAGTACGTAAAGATTTAACCAAGGAGCCTCTTGGCGAAGGTTCAGACGGTCAGCCAGTTTATTTAAGAGATATTTGGCCAACTTCTAAAGAAATACAGGAGTTTATCGAAAAGAATGTCACACGTAAGATTTTTACTGAAAAATACGCAGATGTTTTTAAGGGAGATGAAAATTGGCAAAAAGTTCGAGTTCCTACGGAGGCTACCTATTCCTGGGATGAGCAATCAACATATGTGCGTAATCCACCTTATTTCGATAATATGCGGAAAGTTCCTGATGCCTTGTCAGACATTAAAAACGCACGAATCTTAGGTTTGTTTGGTGATAAAATCACAACGGATCATATTTCTCCTGCTGGTTCCATTAAGGTTGATTCTCCTGCTGGAAAATATTTGACTAATCATGGTGTTAAAGTAGCTGATTTTAACCAATATGGAACGCGTCGTGGGAACCATGAAGTTATGATGCGTGGAACCTTTGCAAATATTCGTATTCGTAACTTCATGCTAGGAGAAAATGGTCGTGAAGGAGGCTATACAGTTCATTATCCATCAGGGACAGAACAAGCGATTTACGATGCAGCAATGGCATATAAACGGGAAGGTATTCCGCTTGTTGTTTTTGCTGGTATTGAATATGGTAATGGATCATCTCGTGATTGGGCGGCTAAGGGCACCAATCTTCTTGGTGTAAAAGCAGTTATTGCTCAGTCTTTTGAGCGGATTCATCGTTCTAATCTTGTTGGTATGGGAATTGTTCCCTTTGTGTTTGAAGAGGGTGAAAGCTGGCAGTCTTTGGGCTTAAAAGGAGATGAAAAGGTAACGATTGAAGGGATTCATAATTTAAAACCTCGTCAAAAGATTGTCGCCACAATTACTTTTTCTGATGGAACGGTAAAAACTGTTCCATTATTATGCCGTGTCGATACTGAAGATGAATTGGACTATCTGCATCACGGTGGTATTTTGCAATATGTTTTGCGTAATCTGGCAGTTTAA
- a CDS encoding heme ABC transporter permease, whose translation MNETFHTHKMNTLPASFTRFMKISSAVLPWLIGITLCLLILGFILIIYSPDDYQQGITVKIMYIHAPFAWLSTCCYIIISAAALGSLIWKYHLADVTLKCGAPIGAIFTALALVTGALWGRPTWGTWWVWDARLTSVLILLFIYLAIVMLARAFNNQAKAARATAILTLVGLVNIPIIKFSVNWWNTLHQSASLLRAGGPTIERAMLWPLITMLLCFSFMFISLYLMAMRNEINSRHIQILQIKKARRAQH comes from the coding sequence ATGAATGAAACATTTCACACACATAAAATGAACACGCTTCCTGCAAGTTTTACCCGTTTCATGAAAATAAGCAGTGCCGTTTTGCCTTGGTTAATCGGTATAACATTGTGTCTTCTTATCTTAGGATTTATTTTGATTATATATTCTCCTGATGACTATCAACAGGGGATCACCGTCAAGATTATGTACATTCATGCACCATTCGCTTGGCTTTCTACATGTTGTTACATCATAATAAGTGCTGCTGCTTTAGGAAGCCTGATTTGGAAGTATCATCTTGCTGATGTGACACTCAAATGTGGCGCACCCATTGGAGCAATTTTTACAGCCTTGGCCCTAGTGACAGGTGCACTTTGGGGACGTCCTACATGGGGAACATGGTGGGTATGGGATGCACGGTTAACATCAGTTTTGATCCTGCTTTTTATCTACCTTGCCATTGTCATGCTTGCTCGCGCTTTTAATAACCAAGCAAAAGCTGCACGCGCTACCGCAATTCTGACACTCGTTGGACTTGTAAATATTCCCATTATTAAATTTTCCGTCAATTGGTGGAATACACTTCATCAATCAGCATCACTTTTACGTGCAGGAGGCCCAACAATTGAACGTGCTATGTTATGGCCCCTTATAACAATGCTATTGTGTTTTAGCTTTATGTTTATTTCGCTTTATTTGATGGCTATGCGTAACGAAATCAATAGTCGTCATATCCAAATACTTCAGATCAAAAAAGCCCGTCGTGCACAACACTAG
- the ccmA gene encoding heme ABC exporter ATP-binding protein CcmA, with protein MVLSGKDLTAYRNEDVLFQGLSFCLFPQQLMTITGPNGIGKSTLLRIIAGLFKAAEGHVSLKDQEQIYPVATACHYLGPQNAMKPFLSVIDNLQFWSAFYGQPLHSPHEVLADIGLSDLEHVPFNVLSTGQKRRIAIARLLLSYRPVWILDEPISGIDSYAQTLLTNIFQYHLNQGGMIIAATHSPLGIPENHKITLEKFLPPQEKIQ; from the coding sequence ATGGTGTTATCGGGCAAAGATTTGACAGCTTACAGAAACGAAGATGTTCTGTTCCAAGGTCTTTCTTTTTGTTTATTCCCACAACAACTTATGACAATCACAGGACCAAATGGGATTGGGAAATCTACATTACTCAGAATCATTGCTGGGCTATTTAAAGCTGCTGAAGGTCATGTAAGTCTTAAAGACCAGGAACAAATATATCCTGTAGCAACAGCATGTCATTATCTTGGACCTCAAAATGCTATGAAACCTTTCTTATCGGTCATCGACAACTTGCAATTTTGGTCAGCATTTTATGGGCAACCTCTACACTCTCCACACGAAGTCCTTGCAGATATTGGTCTTTCTGATCTTGAACACGTACCCTTTAACGTTCTATCAACCGGGCAAAAAAGGCGTATAGCTATTGCCCGCCTTTTACTATCTTACCGTCCTGTTTGGATTTTAGATGAACCAATATCGGGAATTGATAGCTACGCCCAAACTCTCCTTACCAATATTTTCCAGTACCATCTCAACCAAGGTGGTATGATTATCGCTGCAACCCATAGTCCTCTCGGCATTCCAGAAAACCATAAAATTACCTTGGAAAAATTTTTACCTCCCCAGGAGAAAATACAATGA
- a CDS encoding DsbE family thiol:disulfide interchange protein gives MKITPPKPEKNISLPLFFDLVGPFVFFLLLLMFLFYFMQSKHPNDTSLLPNTLAEKLAPKISLPLFDNENYLLNSDQFKGRVTLINFWGSWCPSCREEHPLLMKIAQDQRFDLIGINYKDNKENAQRFLNNFGNPFKFIGFDVSGYTAINWGVYGPPETFLLNKENIIIAKHVGPLTWQIYQKKILPKIEKAIMTEEILKNKRLIYKDNLSSSQY, from the coding sequence ATGAAAATCACCCCTCCAAAACCTGAAAAAAATATATCTTTGCCTCTCTTCTTTGATCTTGTGGGACCATTTGTGTTTTTTCTCCTTCTTCTTATGTTTTTATTCTACTTTATGCAGAGCAAACACCCCAATGATACTTCTCTTCTCCCAAACACATTGGCTGAAAAACTGGCCCCAAAAATAAGTCTTCCTCTCTTTGATAATGAAAATTATCTCCTTAATTCAGATCAATTTAAAGGGCGCGTAACATTGATCAATTTTTGGGGTTCTTGGTGCCCATCTTGTCGCGAGGAACATCCTCTTCTTATGAAGATTGCGCAAGATCAACGTTTTGACCTTATTGGTATTAATTATAAAGATAATAAAGAAAATGCTCAACGCTTTCTGAATAATTTTGGTAATCCTTTTAAATTTATTGGCTTTGATGTTTCAGGGTACACGGCTATTAATTGGGGAGTCTATGGACCACCAGAAACCTTCCTTCTGAATAAAGAAAACATCATTATTGCTAAACATGTCGGTCCTTTAACATGGCAGATTTATCAGAAAAAAATTCTACCCAAAATCGAAAAAGCAATTATGACAGAAGAAATCTTAAAAAACAAAAGATTGATTTATAAAGATAATTTATCTTCTTCCCAATATTGA
- the ccmB gene encoding heme exporter protein CcmB yields the protein MKALFWRDLKLTLAPQASSLKGLLFFIAIIMIIPFAIGPNPKVLSQIGPGILWLGALLAGLLNLNKLFQTDHDDGNLDQFILSGQRQSFTLIVLTKCLAHWVGTMLPLIFATPFLAFMLHLDAIITFTTILTLLCGTPAIIFIGAIGAALATSLLHSTLLIFIIILPWIIPIMIFGVSAATAPTNPNVSFLTSLTLLIGFSLLLSLFSSFIAAITLKLLSE from the coding sequence ATGAAAGCACTGTTCTGGCGTGATCTTAAATTAACCTTAGCACCACAAGCTTCCTCGTTAAAAGGGCTTTTGTTTTTCATTGCTATTATTATGATAATCCCCTTCGCCATTGGGCCAAATCCTAAAGTTCTTTCACAAATAGGTCCAGGTATATTATGGCTGGGAGCTCTTCTCGCAGGACTTCTTAATCTCAATAAGCTTTTTCAAACCGATCATGATGATGGAAATCTTGACCAATTCATCCTTTCTGGACAAAGACAAAGTTTTACACTGATCGTATTAACCAAATGCCTTGCCCATTGGGTAGGAACTATGCTTCCTCTTATTTTTGCCACTCCTTTTTTAGCATTCATGCTCCATTTAGATGCAATAATAACTTTTACAACAATACTCACTCTCTTATGTGGAACACCAGCTATTATTTTTATTGGCGCTATCGGAGCTGCTCTTGCAACATCATTGTTGCATAGTACTCTTCTCATTTTTATCATAATCTTACCGTGGATTATTCCAATCATGATTTTTGGCGTTTCCGCTGCTACAGCTCCAACAAACCCAAATGTCTCTTTTCTCACTTCTTTGACTCTTCTTATCGGTTTTTCACTTCTTTTGAGTCTTTTTAGCTCCTTTATTGCAGCTATAACACTCAAACTTTTATCAGAATAA
- the rpsT gene encoding 30S ribosomal protein S20: MANTPSAQKAVRKVAARTQVNRARRSRVRTFMRKFDDALAGGDRASAEVAFKNFEPEIMRAVSKGVFHKNAAARKVSRLAKRLKALSV; the protein is encoded by the coding sequence ATGGCGAATACACCTTCGGCTCAAAAAGCGGTGCGAAAGGTTGCTGCGCGTACGCAGGTTAATCGAGCTCGCCGTTCACGTGTTCGTACCTTCATGCGTAAGTTTGATGATGCTTTGGCTGGTGGCGATAGAGCCTCTGCGGAAGTGGCATTTAAGAATTTTGAACCTGAGATTATGCGTGCAGTTTCCAAAGGGGTCTTTCATAAAAATGCTGCAGCACGAAAAGTATCGCGTTTAGCAAAACGTTTGAAGGCACTGAGCGTTTAA
- the dnaA gene encoding chromosomal replication initiator protein DnaA yields the protein MVDKLNSKASSFKRVSVDILSAERIIKANMTDVDSKVVGNASLEHPVISEEEGAAAFARVMAQLKAQVGIEAYTSWFGRLKLAEYSRNLVKLSVPTAFLRSWINNHYGSLLTNLWKQENSAILRVEVIVRGMKRVSKAVVCGKNAAPVVLEEKTASSFLENYTEHSVRGVEAGIFGSPLDSRYTFESFVEGSSNRVALAAARSIAEGHKSALRFNPLFIHASVGLGKTHLLQAIAAAALKRLKPARVIYLTAEYFMWRFATAIRDNDALSFKEQLRDIDLLIIDDMQFLQGKSIQNEFCHLLNMLLDSAKQVVVAADRPPSELESLDLRVRSRLQGGVALEIEAPDYEMRLEMLRQRLKVAQQDDNMIVISDEVLQYIAKTILGSGRDIEGAFNQLLFRQSFESDLSLERIDEFLGHLTRSGESKRIRIEEIQRAVARHYNVSKQDLLSNRRTRTVVKPRQVAMYLAKMLTPRSLPEIGRRFGGRDHTTVLHAVRKIEDLVCDDQTLAKELELLKRLIGEQAA from the coding sequence ATGGTGGATAAATTGAACTCTAAAGCTAGCTCCTTTAAAAGGGTTTCGGTGGATATCCTGTCGGCAGAGAGAATAATAAAGGCTAATATGACGGATGTAGATAGTAAAGTTGTTGGAAATGCTTCTTTAGAGCATCCGGTTATTTCAGAAGAGGAGGGTGCAGCGGCTTTTGCACGTGTTATGGCACAATTAAAGGCGCAGGTTGGTATCGAGGCTTATACCAGTTGGTTTGGTCGTTTAAAGCTTGCAGAATATAGCCGTAATCTTGTAAAGCTCTCTGTTCCTACAGCATTTTTGCGTTCTTGGATTAATAATCACTATGGTTCTCTTTTAACCAATTTATGGAAACAGGAGAATTCAGCGATTCTTCGTGTTGAAGTGATTGTTCGAGGTATGAAGCGCGTTTCAAAAGCTGTCGTTTGTGGTAAGAATGCAGCTCCTGTTGTTCTTGAAGAGAAGACAGCTTCGTCTTTTCTTGAGAATTATACAGAACATTCAGTAAGAGGTGTTGAAGCAGGGATTTTTGGTTCCCCTCTTGATTCTCGCTATACTTTTGAAAGTTTTGTTGAGGGATCTTCTAACCGTGTTGCATTAGCTGCAGCGCGTTCCATTGCAGAGGGGCATAAAAGTGCTTTGCGCTTTAATCCTCTTTTTATTCATGCGTCTGTTGGTTTAGGAAAAACACATTTGCTTCAGGCCATTGCGGCTGCTGCATTGAAGCGTTTAAAGCCTGCACGAGTTATTTATTTGACCGCTGAATATTTTATGTGGCGTTTTGCGACCGCTATTCGTGATAATGATGCTCTTTCTTTTAAAGAACAGCTTCGTGATATTGATCTTTTGATTATTGATGATATGCAATTTTTGCAAGGAAAGTCGATACAGAACGAATTTTGTCATTTGCTCAACATGCTGCTTGATAGTGCAAAACAAGTTGTTGTTGCTGCAGATCGTCCACCATCAGAGTTGGAATCCCTAGATCTTCGGGTTCGGTCTCGACTTCAAGGGGGTGTTGCTCTTGAAATTGAAGCACCAGATTATGAAATGCGTTTGGAAATGTTGCGCCAACGGTTAAAGGTGGCGCAACAAGATGACAACATGATTGTAATTTCAGATGAGGTTTTGCAGTATATTGCTAAAACGATTTTGGGTTCAGGGCGTGATATTGAAGGAGCCTTTAATCAGTTGTTGTTTCGTCAGTCTTTCGAATCTGATTTGTCTTTGGAAAGGATTGATGAATTTTTGGGTCATTTGACACGTTCAGGTGAATCTAAGCGTATTCGAATTGAAGAAATTCAGCGCGCGGTTGCTCGCCATTATAATGTTTCTAAGCAAGATTTATTATCTAATCGTCGGACGCGTACAGTCGTAAAGCCGCGACAAGTTGCGATGTATTTGGCAAAAATGTTAACGCCTCGTTCGTTGCCAGAAATTGGGCGTCGTTTTGGAGGACGTGATCATACGACAGTTTTACATGCTGTCCGTAAAATTGAAGATTTGGTTTGTGATGATCAGACATTAGCCAAAGAACTTGAATTGCTTAAACGGTTAATTGGAGAGCAGGCTGCATAG
- a CDS encoding aspartate aminotransferase family protein has product MNSTTIQPLYECFARRNLHFEQGNAVWLISDKGERYLDFTSGIAVNVLGYAHPKLIDTLKRQAEKLWHVSNLFQSPEQEALAAQLCVNSFADKVFFCNSGAEAVECAFKTARHYHYASGHPTRFEIITFEDAFHGRTLATLAATGQEKYLQGFGPKADGFIQIPLCDEIALRNAINKNTAAILIEPIQGEGGIRTVSHEYLRLLRKICDENGLLLILDEIQTGIGRTGKLFAYEWSGITPDILTLAKGLGGGFPLGACLATEKAAKSMTPGTHGSTFGGNLLGMAVGKTVLDIILEPGLLDHVQQMGYKLKSGLSNILNDYPDIICAINGVGLMLGIQCVVPSQVVVSALESEYLLSVSANNNVVRFLPPLIIKEEEVNESLHRIEKAIASLSQTNKKQLV; this is encoded by the coding sequence ATGAATAGCACCACTATACAGCCACTTTATGAGTGCTTTGCTCGACGTAATTTGCATTTTGAACAAGGGAATGCTGTATGGCTTATTTCCGATAAAGGAGAGCGTTATCTTGATTTCACGTCTGGCATTGCTGTCAATGTATTAGGATATGCACATCCAAAATTGATTGATACTCTCAAAAGACAAGCTGAAAAACTTTGGCATGTTTCCAATCTTTTTCAATCACCTGAACAAGAAGCTCTCGCCGCGCAGCTTTGCGTAAATAGTTTTGCTGATAAGGTTTTTTTCTGTAATTCCGGTGCTGAAGCAGTGGAATGCGCATTTAAAACTGCTCGTCACTACCATTATGCCTCTGGCCATCCAACACGCTTTGAAATTATTACTTTTGAAGATGCATTTCATGGGCGCACACTTGCAACGCTTGCTGCTACAGGACAAGAAAAATATTTGCAAGGTTTTGGACCAAAAGCTGACGGATTTATTCAAATTCCTTTATGTGATGAAATCGCTTTGCGTAATGCTATCAATAAAAATACTGCTGCCATCCTTATTGAACCCATTCAGGGAGAAGGAGGAATACGAACGGTATCTCATGAATATTTAAGGCTTTTGCGCAAAATATGCGATGAGAATGGTCTGTTATTAATTTTGGATGAAATCCAAACAGGTATTGGACGAACAGGAAAGCTTTTTGCTTATGAATGGAGTGGTATTACACCTGATATTCTTACTCTCGCAAAAGGACTGGGTGGCGGTTTTCCTTTAGGAGCTTGTCTTGCAACAGAAAAAGCTGCAAAAAGTATGACACCAGGAACCCACGGATCAACATTTGGAGGCAATCTTCTTGGGATGGCTGTAGGCAAAACTGTTCTTGATATTATATTAGAACCTGGTCTTCTCGACCATGTTCAGCAAATGGGATATAAGCTAAAAAGCGGACTTTCAAATATTCTAAATGACTATCCTGACATTATCTGTGCAATTAACGGGGTAGGACTTATGTTGGGCATTCAGTGCGTGGTTCCCTCTCAGGTTGTCGTTAGTGCATTGGAAAGTGAATATCTTTTGAGTGTTAGTGCCAACAACAACGTTGTGCGCTTCTTGCCTCCCCTTATTATCAAGGAAGAAGAGGTAAACGAAAGTCTACATCGTATTGAAAAAGCAATTGCTTCTCTTTCCCAAACAAACAAAAAACAACTCGTATAA
- a CDS encoding GcrA family cell cycle regulator: MGWTCERVELLKKFWSEGLSASQIAAQLGGVSRNAVIGKVHRLKLPGRGKTAQGGGRVQKALVGVSSSPVRMRRTPSTVLPTNTASCSVGATALKVDVVVEDVTEVDLPEKSNVVVPISRQLNLLQLSENTCRWPVGDPLSPDFHFCGADSGENSPYCAFHAKIAFQPISERRRIRI; encoded by the coding sequence ATGGGTTGGACATGTGAACGCGTTGAACTTCTTAAGAAGTTTTGGAGTGAGGGGCTAAGCGCAAGTCAGATTGCAGCTCAGTTAGGTGGTGTTAGTAGGAATGCAGTGATTGGTAAAGTGCACCGATTAAAACTACCGGGACGTGGTAAAACAGCACAGGGGGGGGGGCGTGTACAAAAGGCACTTGTTGGGGTCAGTTCATCGCCTGTGCGGATGCGTCGCACACCATCGACAGTATTACCGACAAATACTGCTTCTTGCAGTGTTGGAGCGACAGCTTTAAAGGTGGATGTTGTAGTGGAGGATGTGACAGAAGTTGATTTGCCCGAAAAATCAAATGTGGTTGTACCTATATCACGTCAGCTTAATCTTTTGCAATTGAGTGAAAATACATGTAGGTGGCCAGTTGGGGATCCTTTATCACCAGATTTTCATTTTTGTGGTGCCGATTCTGGTGAGAATAGTCCTTATTGTGCCTTTCATGCTAAAATAGCATTTCAGCCAATCTCTGAAAGACGGCGGATAAGAATATAA
- a CDS encoding Smr/MutS family protein, producing the protein MSTDEWRTERDPLVSQDRFLWEKVCCTIIPLHKKRYSSFAKEVVNVSKDAVKINNKKQYITQILPLSQANQQKLTEVKREKKAIAQTHKIHFFDRVVHRKIAKGHYSIEARLDLHGCMQEEAYFFLKKFLQSSQQNGLRYVLVITGKGRSPGSNGVLYQSVPHWLSTPAFRYYVHAFEQAARQHGGDGALYVRLRRFLPGKGYDVV; encoded by the coding sequence ATGTCTACGGATGAATGGAGAACAGAAAGGGATCCGTTGGTTTCACAGGACCGCTTTCTCTGGGAGAAGGTATGTTGTACAATAATACCGCTTCATAAGAAGCGCTATTCTTCTTTTGCAAAAGAGGTCGTAAATGTTTCTAAAGATGCGGTGAAGATCAACAATAAGAAACAGTACATAACACAAATTCTCCCATTGTCTCAGGCAAACCAACAGAAATTAACAGAGGTTAAAAGAGAAAAGAAGGCGATTGCACAAACGCATAAGATTCATTTTTTTGATCGTGTTGTCCATCGTAAAATTGCCAAAGGTCATTATTCTATTGAAGCTCGTCTTGATCTTCACGGTTGTATGCAGGAAGAAGCTTATTTTTTCTTGAAAAAATTTCTACAATCATCTCAACAGAATGGATTGCGTTATGTGCTTGTGATCACAGGAAAGGGCCGGTCACCGGGGAGTAATGGTGTTTTGTATCAGTCTGTTCCTCACTGGTTGTCAACACCGGCTTTTCGATATTATGTTCATGCCTTTGAGCAAGCTGCTCGTCAACATGGTGGTGATGGTGCACTTTATGTTCGATTGCGCCGTTTTCTACCCGGGAAAGGGTATGATGTTGTTTAG
- a CDS encoding Hsp33 family molecular chaperone, with the protein MSEEREQAKDEASLNNIYLSEDDTVIPFQIEELDIRGRAVQFGKALDSILTRHQYPEPVSYLLAEALVLTVLLGSSLKLKGKFILQTHSNGPINMLVCDFSPPFSLRGYARFDEEKLKQAIANNQISSETLLGKGTLAFTIRQGAHTQDYQGIVALEGSNLQEATRAYFDQSEQILTDIRLAVAILINRDQKGKQQKSWRAGGILTQLLPQASSHHKIYEPNKKPQETKTRAQLENQWKEAKALTSTIESTELTDPQIGSKRLLFRLFHEQGVRVFNPISLVDQCSCSREKIKEILEGFPPEERNQMVKDKYISVTCEFCSTTYRFKPLEFPENKT; encoded by the coding sequence ATGAGCGAAGAACGCGAACAAGCCAAAGATGAAGCCTCTCTCAACAACATCTACTTGAGTGAAGATGATACTGTTATTCCCTTTCAAATCGAAGAACTTGATATTCGTGGACGTGCTGTACAATTTGGAAAAGCTTTAGATTCTATTCTCACAAGACATCAATATCCTGAACCGGTTTCTTACCTTCTAGCAGAGGCTTTAGTTTTAACTGTTCTGCTTGGAAGCTCCTTAAAACTTAAAGGAAAATTTATTTTACAAACCCATTCCAATGGACCAATTAATATGTTGGTGTGTGATTTTTCTCCCCCTTTCAGTCTACGCGGGTACGCTCGTTTTGATGAAGAAAAACTGAAACAAGCAATAGCCAATAATCAAATATCTTCCGAAACACTTCTAGGAAAAGGTACTTTAGCCTTCACCATCCGCCAAGGCGCCCATACACAAGACTATCAGGGAATAGTTGCATTAGAAGGATCAAATTTACAAGAAGCTACCCGTGCCTATTTTGACCAATCGGAACAAATTCTCACCGATATCCGTTTAGCAGTCGCTATATTGATTAACCGCGACCAAAAAGGAAAGCAGCAGAAAAGCTGGCGAGCAGGAGGTATTTTGACTCAACTTTTGCCCCAAGCATCATCTCATCATAAAATATATGAACCCAATAAAAAACCACAAGAAACGAAAACTCGTGCTCAACTTGAAAATCAATGGAAAGAAGCTAAAGCACTAACGTCGACAATTGAAAGTACAGAATTAACAGATCCTCAAATCGGCAGTAAGCGGCTTTTATTCCGTCTTTTCCACGAACAAGGTGTTAGAGTTTTTAATCCTATTTCTCTTGTAGATCAATGCTCCTGTTCGCGCGAAAAAATTAAAGAAATACTGGAAGGTTTTCCCCCTGAAGAACGCAATCAAATGGTTAAAGATAAATATATTTCTGTCACATGTGAATTTTGCTCAACAACTTATCGTTTTAAACCGCTAGAATTTCCTGAAAATAAAACGTGA